A single Oncorhynchus nerka isolate Pitt River linkage group LG10, Oner_Uvic_2.0, whole genome shotgun sequence DNA region contains:
- the LOC115135525 gene encoding zinc finger and BTB domain-containing protein 20-like, producing the protein MTERIHNINLHNFSNSVLETLNEQRNRGHFCDVTVRIHGSMLRAHRCVLAAGSPFFQDKLLLGYSDIEVPSVVSVQSIQKLIDFMYSGVLRVSQSEALQILTAASILQIKTVIDECTRIVSQNVGLAGPGGFPINPGDSGQETPRGTPESGTSGPSSDAESVYMQATSQQNLERAYTSHYSYSGLSLQNGTRERSHYVTSMTTSYDPALGTQKDQHDQDPPWITRIHERSQQMDRFLSTPETTHCRKQPRPVRIQTGGVHIKQEAEDEYSSYGMDECTEDTEHVEGVESEPKGESFDSGVSSSIGTEPDSVDQQQYLLGFGREGVGEGQQCEGTPVQIDVNDSSPEQMHETEDRGTSHGTSDSNMLQPLPNPIMAQSLPSAPLYMRQAESHTSNLRMPLTMTSNTQVMGTASNSYLPNLFATQSASNNKPFLFSLPQSMGGQQTQFVAVPPPCMPPFSQQLMVQQQAAREQQQAAQMGQGEKKPYECTLCTKTFTAKQNYVKHMFVHTGEKPHQCSICWRSFSLKDYLIKHMVTHTGVRAYQCSICNKRFTQKSSLNVHMRLHRGEKSYECYICKKKFSHKTLLERHMALHSTAGAVTGLSGAAGAGGPVSIPMAVPEPGAGVVALAMPVSGGAGIGGGVGTGVGVAAEASCQEGTTYVCSVCPAKFDQIEHFNDHMRMHVSDG; encoded by the exons ATGACCGAGCGCATTCATAACATCAATCTCCACAACTTCAGCAATTCTGTACTTGAGACCCTCAATGAGCAGCGCAACCGCGGGCACTTCTGTGACGTGACTGTTCGGATCCATGGAAGCATGCTGCGAGCCCACCGCTGCGTGCTGGCCGCTGGGAGCCCCTTCTTTCAGGACAAGCTGCTCCTGGGCTACAGTGACATTGAGGTCCCCTCGGTGGTCTCGGTGCAGTCCATCCAGAAGCTGATAGACTTCATGTACAGTGGGGTCCTGCGGGTTTCCCAATCGGAAGCTCTCCAGATCCTCACTGCTGCCAGCATACTGCAGATCAAAACGGTCATCGATGAGTGCACCCGCATCGTGTCCCAGAATGTGGGCCTGGCCGGGCCAGGGGGGTTCCCTATCAACCCAGGAGACTCTGGGCAGGAGACGCCCCGGGGCACACCTGAGTCAGGCACCTCTGGGCCCAGCAGCGATGCAGAGTCAGTGTACATGCAGGCCACGTCCCAGCAGAACCTAGAGCGTGCGTACACATCGCATTACTCCTACTCCGGCCTTTCACTGCAGAATGGAACCCGTGAGCGCTCCCACTACGTAACCAGTATGACAACAAGCTACGACCCAGCCCTCGGCACGCAGAAGGACCAGCATGACCAGGACCCGCCGTGGATCACCCGCATCCATGAGAGGTCACAGCAGATGGACCGCTTCCTATCCACTCCTGAGACCACCCACTGCCGCAAGCAGCCCCGACCGGTACGCATACAGACAGGAGGCGTTCACATAAAGCAGGAGGCAGAGGACGAGTACAGCAGCTATGGTATGGATGAGTGCACAGAAGACACAGAACACGTTGAGGGTGTGGAGAGTGAGCCGAAGGGTGAAAGCTTTGACTCAGGGGTAAGCTCCTCCATCGGTACTGAGCCAGACTCCGTGGATCAGCAGCAGTACCTGCTTGGCTTTGGGAGGGAAGGGGTTGGAGAGGGGCAACAGTGCGAGGGGACCCCAGTGCAGATCGATGTCAATGACTCCTCCCCAGAGCAGATGCATGAGACGGAGGACAGGGGCACATCCCACGGCACTAGCGACAGTAACATGTTGCAGCCCCTGCCCAACCCAATCATGGCCCAGTCCCTGCCAAGTGCCCCACTCTATATGCGCCAGGCCGAATCTCACACCAGCAACCTGAGGATGCCGCTCACCATGACCAGCAACACCCAGGTAATGGGCACGGCCAGCAACTCCTACCTGCCCAACCTCTTTGCCACACAGTCGGCCAGCAACAACAAGCCCTTCCTCTTCAGCCTGCCACAGTCCATGGGAGGCCAACAGACCCAGTTTGTGGCCGTGCCGCCCCCTTGTATGCCCCCATTCTCTCAGCAGTTGATGGTACAGCAGCAGGCAGCGCGGGAACAGCAACAGGCAGCCCAGATGGGACAGGGGGAGAAGAAGCCCTATGAGTGCACTCTATGCACTAAAACCTTTACTGCTAAACAGAACTATGTCAAACACATGTTTGTGCACACTG GTGAGAAACCACATCAGTGCAGCATCTGCTGGCGCTCGTTCTCCCTGAAGGATTACCTAATCAAACACATGGTCACACACACAGGGGTGCGTGCCTACCAGTGCAGCATCTGCAACAAACGCTTCACCCAAAAGAGCTCCCTCAACGTCCACATGCGGCTGCACCGTGGAGAGAAGTCCTACGAGTGCTACATCTGCAAGAAGAAGTTCTCGCACAAGACCCTGCTGGAGAGACACATGGCTCTGCACAGCACAGCGGGCGCCGTCACGGGGCTGTCGGGGGCAGCAGGCGCCGGTGGTCCCGTCTCCATTCCCATGGCCGTGCCCGAACCCGGCGCCGGAGTGGTGGCCCTCGCCATGCCCGTCAGCGGAGGCGCCGGAATAGGGGGTGGGGTCGGAACAGGAGTGGGTGTGGCTGCGGAGGCAAGCTGCCAAGAAGGGACCACCTACGTGTGCTCCGTCTGTCCTGCCAAGTTCGACCAAATTGAGCACTTCAATGACCACATGCGAATGCATGTCTCCGATGGATAA